GATTTGAAGGATGACTGCAGCAAATGACCTTTTTATCCATTGTCACGTATAGCACCTACGTTGTTTAGCTTCAGTGGGGATTGTGTGAGAAATTTCAGTGCAGTGGATCGATCTGTGGTGGCCTGGAACCGATCCCACTCATTTTTCATGCATCTTGAAGCTTGGAACCGATCCCTAGAACCTTGGAACCGATTCCAAACGTCCAGATTCGATCCCCTTAAGCTTTGGAACGGATCTCCTCTTTGTTGGACTTCACTGGAACCTTTTCTGGCAAGTGGGATAGTGGAATCGATCCCTTCCTTGTGGATCCGATCCATACTCCTGCCTCCATGCTtggtaaaatttatttcaatgaaaataattaatttattttattaacttttgtaaattatttatttaaagtgtagtattaaataaaaaaaatttaaaaattgattaaaacttatacaaatactaatttatattatttatcacaTAAAGGACAAAATggtaatttctcttttaaatatattaaaacatttttttatctattacatcaatcaaatcactcacaaattctcttaaactttatttttaaattcactCATAATCATCTCTAAATTCtttaaagaaaacaacatacatttcactctcaaattcattcaaacccatcatctccctctccctcaaaCCATCTACCCAAGTGAACAAAGCCTAAGGTTGTTCCCCTTTGCGAGATTAAACATCTTTgacaatatttattatatcataCCTAACCCCTACACGTGTCAATCATCAAGCGCATGAGTCTTTTGATCCTATGGCTCTCCTTGAATCTCAAAAGTAACCGTTCCAATTCCTCTAGAATCTATAGAAGTATTCTTTTTTTTGCAGTACTACCTCTATAGTTTAAAGagtaatgatactttaacccgGTAAATCTTACCCTTTTTTAACCTACCAACGTGTCATCCGCAGtggcattttaattttaaattttaattaacttttgaGTCGTGTGATATGACAATTGACTGAAATGTGAGAGCGCGTGTGCATTTGTGAGATTGGGTGATGGAGTACACTTCTTAAAAAGAAATggccaaaagaaattttggaatGAAGCGGTCCGCATCAAAAAAAAGGGTTTTGGTTCTTCCTGCTCAAACCTTCATCGTCATCGCTCAAACCTTCGTCGTCATTGAAGCCTTCGACAGGTGGCACAACCTTCACTGATTGTCCTGGTGAGTTATTCTTTGAAAGAGGAAATGTTTGTCGATATTCCTTTTGTTGTTTGCATTCTTTTTCCTGTTTCTTCTTCGGTAACTCGTGAACCACATAAaccattaaaatatttgttgtggTTGCAGAACTTTTACATACAAAAGCGTCTAAGCATTCCCTGAAAGTCCTTCATTTGATGCTCTAAAACAACCCTAGCCCCTGACAACCATCCCAGTGTGTCGTCTGGTTCTAGTACCTTGGCGGAGTCGTTTCAAACCTATGTTTTTTTCCTTCCGAATAGTAGTCAAAAGTTCGTTGCTTGGTGTGTGGTTTGGTTTGAGTTGCTTTCTTTGTTGGTaagcatattttaattttctttttgttaaagttATGGTTGACTGAATGTTGTTGTTTGATTCTGCAAGTATTGgattttagggtttttttcattttcgatttttctctattttatatGTGTGATGTGGCGGTTATGTTTTTATGGGGCTGCACTGCAATTTGGTGTCCGGTGAGCACACCCTCACCGGCGTAAGAACTGCCTCACCATCGTCAACCTCGTCCACGACTGCCGCAACTGTTGCTTGTGCCTTAACAAGGAAGCTATTGTGGTCAAGTTCAATGGCTCCGACAACCATTTTTTCATTGTCGCGAAGGAGATGGGAATCCACTTAGACCCACCACACCAAATCCTTCCGATACTAGACAAAGTGTGAGTTACACATAAATCATGCTCTTTGCTTAGCGTATCACCAATAACCTCAGTAGCTTATCTATTTGTTTCTGTTTATGCTTTCACCAGTACCCTTCAGAGCCACGCAAATCATCTTCAATGCGATTATATGCCGAAAGAGACCCTGCCAAAGACGTAGAACAATACCCCAATAAGAGTAAACGTCTCTTGAAGACCTTACTAAGTAGGCACAAGCCACTTTTTCATAAAGTAAGAGTAAACCTCTCTTGAAGGTCTTATTGATATGGAGAGCTACATAAGGTCTGGTTGAATTGTTTTGACCATTTATCTGCGTCAGGCTGAGGCATAGTGGGAGGAAGTAAGTCTTTTCCttctaaaatcttttaattgaTATCATGATAgatgtaagaaaatatttaatactatGATAACAAACCTTAACTGTTGATTGGAAAACATATTACTAAATCCATTTCTTAAGTAGTAAATGGTTCCAAagtatgtttttactttttcctGAAAGAGGTAAAGATATATTTAATCAAGATATATTTAATCTTGAtgatatgataaatattaaaatactaaaaaatttaattatttatgattatcATCCAAAGATACTACGAGGCAAAAGATTTTACTTTTGAAAAGTCAATGGGTATAGATTGATTGGTTGGACTCCATTTACTAACCAACACCGATCATTGAATAAAATTGCAGGATGATTATAGTAATCCATTTGCTTTCTTATTATATTGacttatttatttgatttttataattgtaccaattttatttttttagtccttacacataattttaatcgtacatttgtatatttttatagtttaaatttatatatatattaacataaattagtcttaatttatttgaatttcaattatttatattctttattcaATGAATATGCAGATATGTAAAGTGGTGCACCATCTCACAATCAAGTGGTGGAAGTAAACAAATTAGGATTagatttaaaagtaaaattgtattatgatttcataatgacttttaatattttctatttttttatatcttttaacttTTCAGCACTTTAAAATTGTTCCctattcaattgattttttttgttcattgtTATTTGTATactagtatatatttttttagacttttataatttttttttcataatttaacaGGTGTGCAAAGTCGTACACATAAAAAGACATATACTTGTACAGAGAAAGACATCTAAGTATACTTGTACAGATCTAAGTATAATTGTTGTACAGATAAAGACATTTAAGTTTGTTACTGTTAGACCATTTTGTGTGTGAGAATTACGTGTGTGGAAACTACCAAAATTAAGTAGGCTCCAAAACAGTAAATGGTAGCAGTGACAaacataattgttttttttgtgtacacgtaactatttttttcttggtgACATTTTGTACATATGGTTGTgcttatttaatgaaataacCCTAATAACATTGATTGGTTACTCTCAATAcactattaattttcatgagtTGTTTCACCAACTCAACTGTTCATTGTCACCataaaagcacattttaaagctCTAGTCAACATCACATACCAGTGAAAGacgtaagtgtttttttttttgtgcaactatatgtttttttctaaataaaattttgtacacATTGTAGTTCTTATTCAATTAAGTGTTAATAGTTCTTATTCAATTAAGTGTTAATAGTTCTTATTCAATTAAGTGTTTTTTGTGTacaattatatgtttttttttaaaatacaattttttacatatgGTCGTTCTTATTCAATTAAGTGTTTTGTTCTTATTCAATCAAGTATTTTTTTCTGTGTACAATTATATGtcttttttctatataaaattttgtatatatggtcgtttttattcaattaagtgTTTTTCTGTGTTTATTAGTGTTAGCTTGGGTACAATGTTACTTCTACTTGGTTTAagagaaaatttttatttgaattttattatatatgtttgaatAGTCAACCACtagtatgattttatattttgatttttaatttttaataaccaTTTTCGatatataacattatttaaaatcatttgcTTTTGTTTGATTGCATGCTTGGGGTTGACTATTTATTGTTATGAGAACTATGAATAAGCACGATCACACGAACAAaattttacgaaaaaaaaagataattatttacaCAAAAAAACACTTACGTCTTTCACTAGTACTATGGTATTGAGTAAGTCTTTACAATGTACTTTTGTGATGGCACTGAACGAATGAGTTGGCGaagcaacaaataaaaattaataacaaattgagAGTAACCAATCAGTGTGATtggaaataattaattgaataagTACGATCATGTGTACAAAATCTTACTAAAAAAAAGACAGATGTTTATACACATAAGGACACTTACGTTTGTTACTGATACTATGGTGTGGTATGGAGGTAGCCTTTCAAATTTGCTTTTGCGGTATTAGTGGACGTTGAGTAGGTCAAAcaactaacaaaaattaatagcATATTGGGAGTAACTAATTAGTGCTTTTGGAAATACTCATTTGCATGAGCACAGCCACGTGtacaaaatattacaaagaaaaaaatgtttgtacAGAGAAAGACACTTACTATGGTATGGAGGCAGCCTTCCAAATGTGCTTTTGTGGTATCAGTGGACATTGAGTTGGTATGGAGGCAGCCTTTCAAATGTGCTTTTGTGGTATCAGTGGACATTGAGTTGGTCAAGCAACTGATAAAACTGAATAGTATATTAGGAGTAACCAAAATTAGTGTTAGTGGAAATACTCAATTGAATGAGAATGACCATGTgtacaaaatcttataaaaaaaaaggacaaatgTTTGTACATAAAAAGACACCTACATTATGTgtacaaaatcttaaaaaaaaaagacagatGTTTATCcataaaaagacacttatgttTGTTACTTGAATTCGTCATGCAACTAATCAAAAATAATAGCGTAAGATAATTTCTTGTgcaattgtttattttttcaatgaCAATGTTTATACCCATTGGGTGAAAGACATATATTTGTACACATTAtgatagtttatttttaaatgtcttCCTTTCTTACCTaagttttttaatgtttttctaatttcagTGAATGGTTTCCTCAAAGATTCAATGAgatgttacttttacaaaatttcacACTGATAAAGACACATAATTATACACATAAAGACAATTGATTTTGATAGTGttcctttttttatataaggtcttttaattacaatttaattacatttttctcATCAGCTCTTATGTATGCTTTGTGGATATTTATTTATgcatataaaaatgttattaaattgtatattttgacaCTCACAATTAGAACAATGAAAATAAGTTCTtgttacattttcttttaaacaaagTAGAAGTAACAATGTACCTATCTAACActacaaataaatatagaaaaataaactaaaagttGTGAGTTGAAAATGATTTTCTTCCTTCAACTTAAGTATTACAAACACTTCAAAAGTATGTTACCTGATTTTATGCATAGATTGGACACATTTaggaataaatatatatttaagtacatcaagttttttcaaattcaaaatttataacaaaagaCTTATATGGTTCACTATGAACCAACCATCTAAGGTTGGCATAaacaattctattttttaacacTATAATCGTACATAGCCCTATGCAAGAACGCATAGTGCTGTCATGCTTTGGTGCTGACAATGAGACTAGAGAAAATCAGTTGCCAGAGTCATTTTTTTGAGACCAAACAACTACCTTTTACCTCTTGAAAGGTCCTGCAACATACAACCAATAAAGGTCGCTGTTATTAATGGGCAAATGTATACAATAGTTAATCGAAAAGTATCAGCTAACAAAACCAAAGCTTTTAGCTTCTCATAAATTACATATACATTTCAACAATGTAGCCTTTCATGATTCCCTACCTTAATCAAAATTTGTGCCACATAATCATAATTAGTGACGTATTCCTCAATCAGATTCTCAATATAAGTAGCATTTCTTGAATCATCCTTCACCTGCAATAATTTTGACAAAGGTAACAAGCATGTAGAGCAGAAACGAGAAACAATAAATTCATGAAAACTTGCCTACCTCAAGGTTCTGTTGGATAGGATTGAGTAATCCAAATTCAATCAttcaaactttaatatatatatatatatatatatatatatatatatatatatatatatatatatatggtttcgGTTTAATTTCCATAATGTTGAACACTTTCTATCATGGTAACTACCTGTATGATTTCATTTGccataaaaatacttaaaacaaaagttaatgaataaataaacCTTGTTTAATCGTGATGTCCATTAATATTTGATTACCACACCTATGCGTGACATaattatatatcttattttttaatcatatatacaaatttacattagtgataaattttatatatatttcttagaGGACCTCACATTGTGTAAATCTTTCTACTACTCCTAGACTAGTAAAGAAGCACAACACTGgtgataaatgaaaaataatcctCAATATTCCATCAAAAAGTGACACTCGTTTTGTCACTAGGAAAGTTTAAAAACAAGCAACCAAATGTACCTGGCCAAATGACAGAATAGTAATGTTGTAACCAACTAAGATGTTTCTAGCCAAGGGATCATCCACTGACTGAAAAACATCTTCCTGAACATAGAACAACTCATAAATCAAATTCAAGATTGATGTTCtcttaaaagaaaatcaaacagCAAGAACATTGAATAAAACAACTCTCCTTTTCCTCATTATTACAACAAACtgatataatttcaaattactattttttttcttaaatcaagAGAGATACTTTAAGATTGAAAACATCAATCCCAACCAAACAATGAAATTAAGTTCCTACCTGATTGGAGTTGGCATAAAAAAACTTCATCAAACATGAACTTTGTGTCCCCAATACACAGGGCATCAGAAGAAACCTTTGTAATTTCCCAATCCCCCTCTTTTCCGTTGATATTTTCAGGCTTAATTCTCACCACAACCTATTCCAAAATacacaaaatataattagaaaaatgtaatttttttacacaCTAGTTTCGGAGGCTAAAGATTACATCTTGAAAGTTTAAATGTGTGTTATTGTGGGAAAATGGGTAGTGGGCTTCAATCTGTAGCTACATTTTGCGAACAACTCCGCCATGAACCCCATCTGGACAAGTCCTTGTCCATCGTTGGAAGGAAAGCCTCATCGCCGCGGTTAGAAAACCCTTATCGTCGATGGAAGGAAGCTCTCGTCGCTAGAGGAAGGAAGCACTTGTCGCCGCTGGAAGGAAACCCTTATTGTCACTGCACATGCTGCTCTCTCAAACGTTGTTGTGCCGTTAGTGGTGGCTGGAATCTTATCAGAAACAACCACAATTTTGCTGGCCGCAAAAAACGAGAGACAAACAAACCTTGGTGATTGCCCCTGCTATTGATCAAGGCTAACCACTCACGGGAAACAAAGAGATCTAGGTCCTAAAGGGCTAAAAAGGTTAGGAAAGAACC
This region of Vigna unguiculata cultivar IT97K-499-35 chromosome 5, ASM411807v1, whole genome shotgun sequence genomic DNA includes:
- the LOC114183400 gene encoding kinesin-like protein KIN-12F, whose translation is MPCVLGTQSSCLMKFFYANSNQEDVFQSVDDPLARNILVGYNITILSFGQVKDDSRNATYIENLIEEYVTNYDYVAQILIKDLSRGKR